AGGATGTCATCTCAGATCACAAACTACAGAACTACATtgtttgggggggaaaaaatggtGACTTGTTTGATTTGGATTGAATTAACATCCACATACTACATTATGATGGTACACTTGTAATAATAGTTTATTTTTACATGTAATGTAATTTAACTTAATTAAATATTCATTGCAATTACTTTCTCCCTGTTTCCTCAGGATTTTCTGTGAGACCTGAAGTGTTTGACTTGTCAGGTCAAAAACCACAACCATGTGGCCAAATCAAGGTGGGATATTATACATAACCAGCATGTCATTATTTCTGTCTTAGACGTGTTAAAGCatcagtgggtagaaatggagcaaatatgattcaaaaagttattttttataaaacggtcactatatcctgacagtagtgcatgagacaagtaatctgaaagaaatcatgtgcctctgtgtcttccggtgctcctaatgccatctctgagcagctgtcaatcactcgtgattCGAACTCCGattaaatggtcaaactaggcagcgctgatcaaaaaattaatcaatattctgttactgtaatgcctatttctcgcctcaaatgttttcagaaacatcttgtagtgtactgtttggctgtaaaatgagaaagcttgtGACCTGGCATACATGTTGaaataagttgaggaaatacctaacaccgcccaccaggcggagcaaagccaataggaacgctctctctctgatgaaatgacctgtgactggccaaagtcttccatcacgggctagattttttatagccagaaaacagagccatgaggaggtgtagaagtctagttttcgctcagaacacttgaattacaaaatgatgaatggttattatggaatttttgcccaatgatgccaaaaacattctgcctactgcagctttaatatagGTGTTCTGGTGaataatgtgtgtatgtatgattTTATGTATATCAGGTCCTCCCCATCCAGTCGGCCCACCAAACCCAGCCTTCCCTCCTGGCTACAACCCTGCATATCCTGTTGCACCTTCATCAGGATTCTTCCCCCAACCTGCACATCCAGCGTACCCAGCTGGGCAATACCCAGCAGGGCAATACCCAGCAGGGCAATACCCAGCAGGGCAATACCCGGCTGGTCAATACCCGGCTGGCGTGAACCCAGCCATGGTACCAAATGTACCTCCAGGGGGAATGCCTTACAGACCCCCAGGATCTAATCTTTATCCTATGGCTCCAGGTGGATATCCAGTAGTACCTCCTGGAGGTGTTCACCCAGGTCCGTACCCGCACTCTCCAAAAGGGGGTCATAAAGGTCATAAAGACCATAAAGGCCACAAAGGTCACCACa
This portion of the Sebastes fasciatus isolate fSebFas1 chromosome 1, fSebFas1.pri, whole genome shotgun sequence genome encodes:
- the prr13 gene encoding proline-rich protein 13 isoform X2, which gives rise to MWPNQGPPHPVGPPNPAFPPGYNPAYPVAPSSGFFPQPAHPAYPAGQYPAGQYPAGQYPAGQYPAGQYPAGVNPAMVPNVPPGGMPYRPPGSNLYPMAPGGYPVVPPGGVHPGPYPHSPKGGHKGHKDHKGHKGHHKDHHHHGGLNPMAGACAGGLAGIGMGLVGHTGHKKMKKMKKMKKAHKGKHGKSSSSSSSSSSSSDE
- the prr13 gene encoding proline-rich protein 13 isoform X1; translation: MWPNQGPPHPVGPPNPAFPPGYNPAYPVAPSSGFFPQPAHPAYPAGQYPAGQYPAGQYPAGQYPAGQYPAGVNPAMVPNVPPGGMPYRPPGSNLYPMAPGGYPVVPPGGVHPGPYPHSPKGGHKGHKDHKGHKGHHKDHHHHGGLNPMAGACAGGLAGIGMGLVGHTGHKKMKKMKKMKKAHKGKHGKGCSSSSSSSSSSSSEWGEGGQGEIKDQG